From a single Pseudalkalibacillus hwajinpoensis genomic region:
- a CDS encoding LamG-like jellyroll fold domain-containing protein, whose translation MLIAILTAVTNFSGNTLYHAEGKEKTQEGNDAQQPVPPVFKDASVHDPSVIKLKDTFYVFGSHLAAAKSQDLMQWELVASGADAENPLFDNVKEELKKTFDWAQSDTLWAADVIQLDDGKFYMYYNACKGDSPRSAMGVAVSDNVEGPYEDQGIILKSGMWNEPGADGTIYDAKIHPNVVDPDVFYDKDGALWMVYGSYSGGIFILEMDPAKGMPLPDQGYGKKLTGGNHSRIEAPYIQYNDETDYYYLYLSFGGLDASGGYNMRVARSKNPDGPYYDAAGNAMIDVKADPTLPLFDDRSIEPYGVKLMGNYLFERKIGEAGSGIGTGKVSPGHNSVYRNPETGEQFLIFHSRFPQKGEMHEIRVHQMFMNKEGWPVVTPYRYSGETLTKVKRQDLTGEYKFINHGKDISSEIKASERITLKNNHKITGAVSGTWKKTGHNRVLLTIDDSRYQGVFLRQWDPSSESYRMTFTALSKEGETIWGSKMKEYSPEKIVAAVHQDLTLGDIENVVQNLTLPAEGMSETEISWATSDSEVVTAEGIVTRPEPGENNATATLTATITNANVTATKSFSINVLPKQPIGITANFSFDNNLMDETGNYEEGTITGNRIDKDGGTITYSNGKSGQAAVFDGTSGIRLPDGILSSHSYSVSLWLMPEQLTDFTTAFFGAKDENNWVSIVPQGHGGANNNTMIWAASESGWYDANTNLKIPTGEWTHLAYTVNEGIIKVYVNGVEQFSGSGFPDIFKANSMFSLGVNWWDTPFKGLMDELRIYEGALPAEQIAELEKVQR comes from the coding sequence ATGTTAATCGCTATTTTGACAGCGGTTACAAACTTCTCTGGAAATACTCTTTATCATGCAGAAGGCAAAGAGAAAACGCAGGAAGGTAATGATGCACAACAACCTGTCCCACCAGTGTTTAAGGATGCATCTGTCCACGATCCGTCAGTAATAAAACTAAAAGATACTTTCTATGTTTTCGGCTCTCACCTGGCTGCAGCGAAATCACAGGATTTAATGCAGTGGGAGCTTGTTGCATCCGGAGCAGATGCGGAAAACCCTCTATTTGATAATGTAAAAGAAGAATTAAAGAAGACATTTGATTGGGCACAGTCGGATACTCTCTGGGCAGCTGACGTTATACAGCTCGATGATGGTAAATTCTATATGTATTACAACGCTTGTAAAGGGGATTCACCTCGATCAGCCATGGGCGTTGCAGTTAGTGATAACGTTGAAGGACCATATGAGGATCAGGGGATTATTTTAAAATCCGGTATGTGGAATGAACCAGGGGCTGATGGAACAATCTACGATGCAAAAATTCATCCCAATGTGGTAGATCCAGATGTTTTCTATGACAAAGATGGTGCATTATGGATGGTGTATGGCTCCTATTCTGGCGGAATTTTCATTTTAGAAATGGATCCTGCAAAAGGCATGCCTCTTCCCGATCAAGGATATGGAAAAAAGCTTACTGGCGGAAACCATAGCAGAATTGAAGCACCTTATATTCAGTACAATGACGAAACCGATTACTATTATTTATATCTGTCTTTTGGAGGCCTTGATGCTTCAGGCGGCTACAATATGAGAGTGGCACGTTCGAAGAACCCTGATGGCCCTTATTATGACGCAGCAGGCAATGCAATGATTGATGTAAAAGCCGATCCAACTCTTCCACTTTTTGATGATCGTTCCATCGAACCATATGGCGTTAAGCTTATGGGAAATTATTTATTTGAGCGGAAAATTGGTGAAGCTGGAAGCGGCATAGGAACAGGTAAGGTTTCTCCAGGTCATAATTCTGTCTACCGTAACCCAGAAACAGGAGAACAGTTCCTAATCTTCCACAGCCGCTTTCCTCAGAAAGGTGAAATGCATGAAATTCGTGTTCATCAAATGTTTATGAATAAAGAAGGATGGCCTGTGGTTACACCTTATCGCTATTCAGGCGAAACGCTTACCAAGGTAAAACGACAAGATCTTACTGGCGAATATAAATTCATTAATCATGGAAAGGATATCTCTTCTGAGATTAAAGCCTCTGAAAGGATTACATTAAAAAATAACCATAAAATCACTGGCGCTGTTAGTGGAACCTGGAAAAAGACTGGACATAATAGAGTTTTGCTAACAATAGATGACAGCCGCTATCAAGGAGTATTTCTCCGTCAATGGGATCCATCTTCTGAGAGCTATCGGATGACATTTACTGCTCTTTCAAAGGAAGGGGAGACAATATGGGGAAGTAAAATGAAGGAATACTCTCCAGAAAAAATTGTAGCTGCTGTACACCAGGACTTAACTCTTGGAGATATTGAAAATGTTGTTCAAAACCTTACATTGCCTGCTGAAGGTATGAGCGAAACGGAGATTTCCTGGGCAACTTCAGATTCAGAAGTCGTAACAGCAGAAGGCATTGTGACCAGACCTGAGCCAGGAGAGAATAATGCCACAGCAACGTTAACAGCAACTATTACGAATGCAAACGTTACAGCTACAAAGAGCTTTTCTATAAATGTTTTGCCTAAACAGCCAATCGGCATAACAGCTAACTTCTCTTTTGACAACAACCTAATGGACGAAACAGGAAACTATGAGGAAGGAACCATTACTGGGAATCGAATTGACAAAGATGGCGGAACGATTACCTATTCGAACGGTAAAAGTGGTCAAGCCGCGGTATTTGATGGTACTTCCGGCATTCGCCTTCCCGACGGCATCCTTTCAAGTCATAGCTATTCAGTCTCACTCTGGTTAATGCCTGAACAGCTTACAGATTTTACAACTGCTTTTTTTGGAGCAAAAGATGAAAACAACTGGGTCAGTATCGTCCCCCAAGGACATGGAGGCGCAAACAATAATACTATGATTTGGGCTGCTTCAGAAAGTGGGTGGTATGATGCAAATACAAATTTAAAAATTCCTACAGGAGAATGGACACATCTTGCTTACACAGTAAACGAAGGAATCATTAAGGTTTATGTTAACGGGGTTGAACAATTTTCTGGCAGCGGCTTCCCGGATATCTTTAAAGCAAACAGTATGTTTAGCCTAGGCGTTAATTGGTGGGACACCCCATTCAAGGGTTTAATGGATGAATTGCGTATTTATGAAGGTGCCTTACCAGCTGAACAAATCGCTGAACTAGAAAAGGTGCAAAGATAA
- a CDS encoding alpha-N-arabinofuranosidase: MVNNVTINTDITKGKINKNIYGHFSEHLGRCIYEGIWVGADSTIENTNGIRNDVLFALKNLDIPVLRWPGGCFSDEYHWKDGVGPAEERKRMVNTHWGGVVENNHFGTHEFMMLCEMLECEPYICGNVGSGTVQEMSEWVEYMTFNGESPMANWRQENGQEEPWKLTYFGVGNENWGCGGNMRPEYYADLYRRYQTYVRDYGDNQLFKIAGGPNVDDYNWTEVLMREASKMMDGLSLHYYTIPGDFWKGKGSATEFTEDEWSITMKKALHMDELITRHGTIMDKYDPEKRVGLIIDEWGTWFDVEQGTNPGFLYQQNTIRDALVAGLHFHIFHKHCNRVQMANIAQTVNVLQAMILTEGENILLTPTYHVFEMFKVHQDAELLAIDSEMVSYKGDLPQVSISASKNSEGKIHVSLCNVDHEKDAIIQLQLRGISSTTSNITGRILTSQLMNAYNSFEQPENVKPQVFENFVRQNGHFKVELPPMAVVVLTIDQ; this comes from the coding sequence TTGGTTAATAACGTAACGATTAATACGGATATCACGAAGGGTAAGATCAATAAAAATATTTACGGGCATTTTTCTGAACATCTTGGGAGGTGTATATACGAAGGGATATGGGTTGGGGCAGATTCCACGATAGAGAATACAAATGGGATTCGAAATGATGTGCTCTTTGCCCTTAAAAATCTTGATATTCCCGTGCTCCGATGGCCTGGAGGTTGTTTTTCGGATGAATACCATTGGAAGGATGGTGTGGGGCCAGCTGAAGAACGAAAAAGAATGGTGAATACCCATTGGGGAGGAGTAGTAGAAAACAACCATTTTGGTACACATGAATTTATGATGTTATGTGAAATGCTTGAATGTGAGCCATATATATGTGGAAATGTTGGAAGTGGTACGGTCCAGGAAATGTCGGAATGGGTAGAGTATATGACTTTTAATGGGGAATCTCCAATGGCAAATTGGCGACAGGAAAATGGACAGGAAGAACCCTGGAAATTGACCTATTTTGGAGTTGGCAATGAAAACTGGGGTTGTGGGGGCAATATGCGTCCTGAATATTATGCTGATCTTTATCGACGCTATCAGACATATGTGCGTGATTATGGTGATAATCAACTATTTAAAATAGCCGGCGGTCCAAACGTGGATGACTATAATTGGACAGAGGTTCTTATGAGAGAAGCATCCAAAATGATGGATGGGCTAAGTCTTCATTACTACACAATTCCTGGTGACTTCTGGAAAGGTAAAGGTTCTGCTACCGAATTTACAGAGGATGAATGGTCTATTACGATGAAAAAAGCGTTGCATATGGATGAGTTAATTACAAGGCATGGAACGATTATGGATAAGTATGATCCTGAAAAGCGTGTAGGATTAATCATTGATGAATGGGGAACGTGGTTTGATGTGGAGCAAGGCACAAATCCCGGCTTCCTCTACCAGCAAAATACAATTCGTGACGCTCTTGTTGCTGGCCTTCACTTCCATATTTTTCATAAACATTGCAATCGCGTCCAAATGGCAAATATTGCTCAGACAGTAAATGTCCTGCAAGCTATGATTTTAACAGAAGGAGAAAATATACTTTTAACCCCAACTTATCATGTGTTTGAGATGTTTAAAGTGCATCAGGATGCTGAGCTTCTAGCTATAGATTCCGAGATGGTCTCCTATAAAGGTGATCTTCCTCAGGTTAGTATTTCAGCCTCAAAGAATTCGGAAGGAAAAATACATGTAAGCCTGTGCAATGTGGATCATGAAAAGGATGCGATAATTCAGTTACAGCTTCGTGGTATAAGCTCTACAACATCTAACATCACTGGCAGAATCTTAACTTCACAGTTAATGAATGCTTATAATTCATTCGAACAACCTGAAAATGTAAAGCCTCAGGTGTTCGAAAACTTTGTTAGACAAAACGGTCACTTCAAGGTTGAACTTCCGCCTATGGCAGTCGTAGTATTAACAATCGATCAATAG
- a CDS encoding DUF6171 family protein, which yields MRVTEEKYRERLEVCNSCPSLQYGTTCMHCGSLVRYRAGFIDKSCPYPGKAKW from the coding sequence ATAAGGGTAACAGAAGAAAAGTACAGGGAAAGATTGGAGGTATGCAACAGCTGTCCTTCTCTTCAATATGGGACAACATGTATGCATTGTGGAAGTTTAGTACGCTATCGAGCAGGCTTTATTGATAAAAGCTGTCCCTATCCTGGGAAGGCGAAATGGTAG
- a CDS encoding GntR family transcriptional regulator, with protein METKYNIVKQAIMSKILDGTFRPHQKISSESEMMKEFNVSRHTVRLAIGDLVSKGWLYRAQGAGTFCADRSGNEVSDKGDSSKNIAIITTYISDYIFPSIIRGAEAYLSENGYQVTLFSTNNNHEDERRFLEKIIAQKYDGVVIEPTKSAFSNPNINYYLNLERLNIPYIMINAYYDELEPISIVMDDERGGFIQTEHLIKLGHKNIIGFFKTDDIQGTKRMKGYLKAHRSNNIPINPNLIITYDTSEKNEKPAEKLRKMVAKSADERPTGIVSYNDELAINLLDVLRENQLQVPDDISIVGYDNSFLSKVSEVKLTTIEHPKSEMGKQAAKVIINLIKENSGTQRKSNDSNDSIVYEPELIIRNSTKAL; from the coding sequence ATGGAGACGAAATACAATATTGTAAAGCAAGCAATTATGTCTAAGATACTTGATGGAACCTTCCGTCCTCATCAAAAGATAAGTTCGGAAAGTGAAATGATGAAGGAGTTTAATGTAAGTCGACATACAGTTCGATTAGCGATAGGAGATCTTGTTAGTAAAGGATGGCTTTATCGAGCTCAGGGGGCGGGCACATTTTGTGCTGACAGATCTGGAAATGAAGTTAGCGATAAGGGAGATAGCTCGAAAAATATAGCGATTATTACAACTTATATTTCTGACTATATCTTTCCCTCTATTATTAGAGGAGCTGAAGCCTATTTAAGTGAAAATGGTTACCAGGTTACATTATTTAGTACAAATAATAATCATGAGGATGAAAGACGTTTTTTGGAAAAAATTATTGCTCAGAAATATGATGGCGTCGTAATCGAGCCTACTAAGAGTGCTTTTTCTAACCCTAATATTAATTATTATTTAAACCTTGAACGTTTAAATATTCCCTACATTATGATTAATGCTTATTATGATGAGCTTGAACCAATAAGTATTGTAATGGATGATGAAAGAGGAGGCTTTATTCAGACCGAGCACCTGATTAAACTGGGGCATAAAAATATCATTGGCTTCTTTAAAACGGATGATATTCAGGGAACGAAAAGGATGAAGGGATACTTAAAAGCACATCGGTCTAACAACATACCGATTAATCCGAATCTTATTATTACATATGATACTAGTGAAAAGAACGAAAAGCCTGCTGAGAAGCTCAGAAAAATGGTGGCGAAATCGGCGGATGAGAGGCCGACTGGAATTGTTTCATATAACGATGAGCTTGCGATCAACTTGTTGGACGTGCTTCGAGAGAATCAGCTACAAGTTCCGGATGATATATCTATAGTGGGCTATGATAATTCTTTTTTATCTAAGGTGTCTGAGGTCAAGCTAACAACAATTGAGCATCCGAAAAGCGAAATGGGGAAACAAGCTGCAAAAGTCATTATAAATTTAATCAAAGAAAATAGCGGTACTCAAAGAAAGTCCAATGATTCTAATGACTCTATCGTTTATGAACCTGAGCTTATCATAAGGAATTCTACTAAGGCATTGTAA
- a CDS encoding alpha-N-arabinofuranosidase, with the protein MAEMLKAKMILDKNYEIAKVDERIYGSFIEHLGRAVYGGIYEPGHAEADEQGFRKDVIDLVKELQVPIVRYPGGNMVSAYNWEDGVGSREDRPRRLELAWRTIETNEVGTNEFADWAKKVNAEVMMAVNLGTRGIDAARNLLEYTNHPGGTYWSDLRKSHGYDAPHGIKTWCLGNEMDGPWQVGHKTAYEYGRIAQETGKAMKLVDPTIELVACGSSNTGMATFPEYEATTLDIAYDEVDYISLHQYYGNYQNDPANYLAKNMDMDHFIKTVISTCDYIKAKHRSKKTINLSFDEWNVWYHSKESDKQIEPWTIAPPQLEDHYNFEDALLVGSMLITFLQHADRVKMACMAQLVNVIAPIMTENNGRSWKQTIFYPYMHASIYGRGISLKPILSSPKYDSKDFTDVPYIDSAAVYNEEKDEVTVFMVNKHLEEAITVSSDVRSFEGYRLVEHIVLENDDLKAINTASEQAVAPHRNGESALENGILEARLSKTSWNVLRLKKS; encoded by the coding sequence ATGGCGGAAATGTTAAAAGCAAAGATGATTTTGGACAAAAACTATGAGATTGCTAAAGTGGATGAACGTATCTATGGTTCTTTTATTGAACACCTGGGACGAGCTGTCTATGGAGGGATATATGAACCGGGGCATGCTGAAGCGGATGAACAGGGATTTCGTAAGGATGTTATTGACCTTGTTAAAGAGTTGCAGGTACCAATTGTAAGATATCCAGGTGGTAATATGGTTTCTGCCTATAATTGGGAGGATGGGGTAGGATCTCGAGAAGATCGTCCTCGTCGTTTAGAGCTTGCATGGCGAACAATTGAAACAAATGAAGTAGGCACTAATGAATTTGCTGATTGGGCTAAGAAAGTAAATGCTGAGGTAATGATGGCAGTTAATTTGGGAACAAGGGGAATTGATGCGGCAAGAAACCTATTGGAATACACGAACCATCCAGGAGGTACATATTGGAGCGATTTAAGAAAATCACATGGTTATGATGCCCCCCACGGCATCAAAACCTGGTGTCTTGGCAATGAAATGGACGGTCCCTGGCAGGTTGGTCATAAAACAGCATATGAATATGGCAGAATAGCTCAGGAAACAGGAAAAGCAATGAAATTAGTTGATCCAACAATTGAGCTAGTAGCATGTGGTAGTTCAAATACAGGAATGGCGACCTTTCCAGAATATGAAGCGACAACTTTGGACATCGCCTATGACGAAGTGGACTATATTTCGCTCCATCAATATTATGGAAACTATCAAAATGATCCTGCGAATTACCTGGCGAAAAACATGGATATGGATCATTTTATTAAAACAGTGATCTCGACCTGTGATTATATAAAAGCCAAGCATCGTAGTAAAAAGACAATTAACTTAAGCTTTGATGAATGGAATGTTTGGTACCACTCAAAGGAATCTGATAAGCAAATTGAACCTTGGACGATCGCTCCTCCCCAGTTGGAAGACCACTATAACTTCGAAGATGCTCTTCTAGTAGGGAGTATGCTTATTACATTTTTACAACATGCAGATCGAGTTAAAATGGCTTGTATGGCTCAATTGGTGAATGTTATTGCTCCAATTATGACAGAGAACAACGGGCGCTCCTGGAAGCAAACTATTTTCTATCCTTATATGCATGCTTCTATTTACGGTAGAGGTATATCGTTGAAACCGATCCTTTCATCACCAAAGTATGACAGTAAAGATTTCACAGATGTTCCTTATATCGATAGTGCAGCTGTTTACAATGAGGAAAAAGATGAAGTTACCGTTTTTATGGTGAACAAACACTTAGAAGAGGCCATTACCGTTTCCAGTGATGTAAGAAGCTTCGAAGGATATCGACTAGTTGAGCACATTGTTCTTGAAAATGATGATTTGAAGGCTATAAATACGGCTTCTGAGCAGGCAGTAGCTCCACATCGTAATGGAGAGTCCGCTCTTGAAAACGGAATTTTAGAAGCCAGGCTTTCAAAAACTTCCTGGAATGTCCTTCGCTTGAAAAAGTCGTAA
- a CDS encoding carbohydrate ABC transporter permease, whose protein sequence is MLPASTSSKHNEKQERQIQMAKRPNRFLSFLNSKKVVPYIFITPFILSFLLLTLYPTIKAIIMSFQSVLPGQITFIGLHNYSRVFNPTFYKALSNTSIYVFFTVVILVVMPIILSVLLDSKFVKFKTIFRASLFVPALASTIVAGMVFRLMFGETDTAAANQVLNWIGLSSVDWRYNAWSGMFLMVLLCSWKWMGVNILYFLAALQNVPQDLYEAADIDGATMMQKFRYVTLPFLKPITIFVTTISIINGFRMFEESFVFWEAGSPGNIGLTVVGYLYQQGIQQNDMGFGAAVGVILMLIIFLISFIQLILTGAFKKEGA, encoded by the coding sequence ATGTTACCAGCGTCTACAAGTTCCAAGCATAATGAAAAACAGGAGCGGCAAATCCAGATGGCGAAAAGACCTAACCGATTCTTGAGCTTTCTGAATTCTAAAAAGGTTGTTCCGTATATCTTTATCACACCATTTATCCTTTCTTTTCTGCTCCTTACTCTCTATCCAACAATAAAAGCAATTATTATGAGCTTTCAAAGCGTGTTACCAGGGCAAATTACTTTCATTGGTCTCCATAATTATTCTAGAGTGTTTAATCCTACCTTTTATAAGGCTTTATCCAATACAAGCATTTATGTCTTTTTTACTGTTGTAATTCTGGTAGTCATGCCGATTATCTTATCCGTACTCCTTGATTCTAAGTTTGTTAAATTTAAAACAATTTTTCGTGCATCTCTATTCGTCCCAGCACTAGCTTCTACAATTGTTGCTGGTATGGTCTTTCGCTTGATGTTTGGGGAAACGGACACGGCTGCAGCAAACCAGGTGCTAAACTGGATTGGTTTATCCTCAGTAGATTGGAGATATAACGCTTGGTCAGGTATGTTCCTGATGGTCTTGCTTTGCAGCTGGAAATGGATGGGTGTTAACATTTTATATTTTCTTGCTGCATTGCAAAATGTGCCTCAAGATTTATACGAAGCCGCGGATATCGATGGAGCAACAATGATGCAGAAATTTAGATATGTAACGCTTCCGTTTTTGAAACCAATAACGATATTTGTTACGACAATTTCCATTATTAATGGTTTCCGTATGTTCGAAGAAAGTTTTGTGTTCTGGGAAGCGGGTTCACCCGGGAATATTGGATTAACGGTCGTTGGCTATCTCTATCAACAGGGGATCCAACAAAACGATATGGGATTTGGAGCAGCTGTCGGTGTTATCTTAATGTTGATTATCTTTCTCATTAGTTTTATTCAACTAATTTTAACGGGAGCATTTAAAAAGGAGGGTGCTTAA
- a CDS encoding carbohydrate ABC transporter permease produces the protein MKRNHNRALKWIVNLSFVVIALIALFPILSLVLSSFRPASELMRNGISLTFDPKTLNVDNYSYIFTQAGDYWGWYWNSVAITAITIVLSLFFSSMVGYALALYDFKGRTLFFTLVLFILMVPFEILMLPLFQLMINMQIVNTYTAAILPAVVAPIAVFFFRQYALGLPKELMDAARIDGSTEYGIFFKIMLPLMTPSLAAMAILLGLGSWNNFLWPLIVLRSNDMFTLPIGLATLLTPYGNNYDVLIAGSVMTIVPIIILFIFFQRYFVAGLTVGGVKG, from the coding sequence ATGAAGCGAAATCATAACAGAGCTTTAAAGTGGATTGTTAATCTTAGTTTTGTTGTTATCGCGTTAATCGCGTTGTTCCCAATCCTCAGCTTGGTGCTTTCTTCGTTTAGGCCAGCCTCTGAATTAATGCGTAATGGAATTAGCCTGACGTTTGATCCGAAAACACTGAATGTGGATAACTACAGTTATATCTTTACTCAAGCAGGTGATTACTGGGGATGGTATTGGAATAGCGTGGCGATAACGGCCATAACCATTGTTCTTTCACTTTTTTTCTCCTCAATGGTTGGTTATGCTCTTGCCTTATATGATTTTAAAGGTAGAACACTATTCTTTACTCTTGTCTTATTTATCTTGATGGTACCGTTTGAAATACTGATGCTGCCACTTTTTCAGCTTATGATTAATATGCAAATTGTTAATACCTATACTGCAGCTATCCTTCCGGCTGTTGTAGCCCCAATTGCTGTCTTCTTTTTTAGACAATATGCACTCGGATTGCCGAAGGAATTGATGGATGCAGCAAGAATTGATGGCTCAACTGAATACGGAATATTTTTTAAGATTATGCTTCCATTAATGACACCATCTCTTGCGGCGATGGCGATTCTGCTGGGACTTGGGAGTTGGAATAATTTCTTATGGCCATTAATTGTATTGCGGTCAAATGATATGTTTACGCTCCCAATAGGTCTTGCAACTTTGTTAACACCATACGGCAATAATTACGATGTCTTAATTGCCGGATCTGTAATGACTATAGTGCCAATTATTATCCTATTTATTTTCTTTCAACGCTACTTTGTTGCTGGTCTTACTGTAGGAGGAGTTAAAGGATAG
- a CDS encoding YesL family protein, whose product MNGNQIVTTLDVILHWIMRLALLNSLWLLYSLRGLIVGGVFPALVASMGVSRKWLMGDEDIKIWKTFKGIYRQEFTKANIIGWLLTVIGSLLYLNYRLLESSTSEVMFIIPFAFYLICFFYVIVFLWTFPMLAHYDATWQQHLKNAFVVGLTKIHFTLASGVVVFAICYYSLGFPGLIPFFTIGFISVGCMWLSLQVFQKLDLHSTFPMVVPE is encoded by the coding sequence ATGAATGGTAATCAGATCGTAACGACATTGGACGTGATTCTTCATTGGATTATGCGACTTGCTTTATTAAATAGTCTCTGGCTTCTTTATTCTCTTAGAGGTTTGATAGTAGGTGGTGTGTTTCCTGCACTGGTGGCATCAATGGGAGTTTCGAGAAAGTGGTTAATGGGAGACGAGGACATCAAAATTTGGAAAACATTCAAAGGTATTTATCGACAGGAATTTACTAAAGCAAACATCATTGGCTGGCTGCTTACTGTAATCGGAAGTTTACTCTATCTAAACTATCGACTGCTAGAAAGCTCTACAAGTGAAGTAATGTTTATAATTCCATTTGCATTCTACCTTATATGTTTCTTTTATGTCATTGTCTTTCTTTGGACATTCCCAATGTTGGCTCATTATGATGCAACATGGCAGCAGCATTTGAAAAATGCGTTTGTGGTTGGACTTACGAAAATTCATTTTACTCTTGCGAGCGGGGTTGTTGTTTTTGCTATTTGCTATTACTCGTTAGGTTTTCCAGGGCTGATTCCTTTTTTCACAATAGGTTTCATCTCAGTCGGATGCATGTGGCTTTCGTTGCAGGTGTTTCAAAAACTGGACCTGCACTCTACCTTTCCGATGGTTGTTCCAGAGTAA
- a CDS encoding ABC transporter substrate-binding protein — translation MKRKGLLVLMFGLITLFLMACSGGGSSSSGEEATESEVIGDDVENATELKYWTFVELHMDFFKDAVPRWNEANPDKPIKLVAETYPYDQMHNNLLLALQSGTGAPDIADIEISRFPNFLQGEPQLLPMNEYVEPVKDKFVESRFDIYAKDDQYYGMPTHVGASVMYYNKEIMDAAGVDIDSIKTWEDYNEAGKKVVENTDAVMTTIDTADYLNMWAMISQQDSDFFNEEGELTVYNETNVKTLDFLHDQVYEQKIAELTPGGEHHAEEYYAFMNEGGAASVTMPMWFMGRFIDYMPDLKGKMVIRPMPAWEEGGKRTAGMGGTGTVVTNQTEHEELAKEFLAFAKLTEEANVQLWKVLGFDPPRWDVWESEAIREDNKYYEYFGDDIFDTLLDIKDEVNAVNITQNTPDVANEFNTNVFNNVIRQDSQTADEALKQAQETLESNMK, via the coding sequence ATGAAACGTAAAGGCTTGCTTGTTCTAATGTTTGGATTGATCACATTATTCTTAATGGCTTGTAGCGGGGGAGGCTCCAGTTCAAGTGGGGAAGAAGCTACAGAATCAGAAGTAATTGGTGATGATGTAGAGAATGCAACAGAATTAAAATACTGGACGTTCGTTGAATTGCATATGGACTTCTTTAAAGATGCGGTTCCTCGCTGGAATGAGGCGAATCCTGATAAGCCAATTAAGTTAGTCGCTGAAACATATCCGTACGACCAGATGCATAATAACTTACTTTTAGCCCTCCAATCTGGTACTGGTGCACCTGACATTGCTGATATTGAAATTAGCCGATTCCCCAATTTCTTACAGGGTGAACCGCAGTTGCTTCCAATGAACGAGTATGTAGAGCCGGTAAAAGATAAATTTGTTGAATCCCGATTTGATATTTATGCGAAGGACGATCAATACTATGGTATGCCTACTCATGTAGGTGCATCGGTTATGTATTATAATAAAGAAATAATGGATGCTGCGGGTGTGGATATTGATTCTATCAAAACATGGGAAGATTACAATGAAGCAGGGAAAAAGGTAGTAGAAAATACAGATGCTGTTATGACAACAATAGACACCGCGGATTACCTTAATATGTGGGCGATGATTTCACAACAGGACTCTGATTTTTTTAATGAGGAGGGAGAATTAACTGTTTACAATGAGACTAATGTAAAGACCTTGGATTTTTTACATGATCAGGTATATGAACAAAAAATTGCAGAATTGACTCCTGGAGGAGAGCACCATGCTGAGGAATATTATGCTTTCATGAACGAAGGGGGGGCAGCTTCAGTGACAATGCCGATGTGGTTTATGGGACGCTTTATCGACTATATGCCAGATCTTAAAGGTAAAATGGTCATTCGACCAATGCCTGCCTGGGAGGAAGGCGGCAAGCGAACTGCAGGAATGGGTGGTACTGGTACGGTCGTTACCAATCAAACAGAGCATGAAGAGCTTGCAAAAGAATTTCTGGCATTTGCCAAACTAACTGAGGAAGCCAACGTTCAATTGTGGAAGGTGCTAGGATTTGACCCTCCGCGTTGGGATGTTTGGGAAAGCGAGGCGATCAGAGAAGATAATAAGTATTATGAGTATTTCGGAGATGATATTTTTGACACACTTCTTGATATTAAAGATGAAGTAAACGCTGTGAACATTACTCAAAACACTCCTGATGTGGCGAATGAATTTAATACGAATGTCTTTAATAATGTTATTCGCCAGGATTCACAGACGGCTGATGAAGCTCTTAAACAGGCTCAAGAAACCCTTGAAAGTAATATGAAATAA